One window from the genome of Metabacillus flavus encodes:
- a CDS encoding flagellin: MRINHNIAALNTYRQLSTANAGQAKSMEKLSSGQRINRAGDDAAGLAISEKMRGQIRGLDQASRNAQDSISMIQTAEGALNETHDILQRMRELAVQAGNDTNTSTDRGEIQKEVNQLTSEINRIGNTTEFNKQKLLNATAGTTTAGTVVGGLTTVVGKSSFSTQIGANESQTMTLEFADMRANALGITSSAPATANFTTTQDVTNGTDNTPAEYGLDLGTAATAGNAVTVIQNAIEKVSAERSKLGANQNRLEHTINNVNTSSENLTAAESRIRDVDYALAA; this comes from the coding sequence ATGAGAATTAATCATAATATTGCTGCTCTTAACACTTACCGTCAGCTTTCTACTGCTAACGCTGGTCAAGCTAAGTCTATGGAGAAACTTTCTTCTGGACAACGTATCAACCGCGCTGGAGACGACGCTGCTGGACTTGCGATTTCTGAGAAAATGCGTGGACAAATCCGCGGTTTAGACCAAGCTTCTCGAAATGCACAAGATTCTATCTCTATGATTCAAACTGCAGAAGGAGCATTAAACGAAACACATGATATTCTTCAACGTATGCGTGAACTAGCCGTTCAAGCAGGTAATGATACCAATACAAGTACAGACCGTGGCGAAATTCAAAAAGAGGTTAACCAATTAACTTCTGAAATTAACCGTATAGGTAACACTACGGAGTTTAATAAACAAAAACTTCTAAATGCTACTGCAGGAACAACTACTGCAGGAACAGTAGTAGGCGGATTAACTACTGTAGTTGGAAAATCATCTTTTTCAACACAAATAGGTGCGAACGAAAGTCAAACTATGACTCTTGAATTTGCTGATATGCGTGCAAATGCTCTTGGGATTACTTCTTCCGCTCCGGCAACAGCAAATTTCACTACAACACAAGATGTAACAAATGGGACTGATAATACTCCTGCAGAATATGGATTAGATTTAGGTACTGCAGCAACAGCGGGAAATGCTGTAACAGTAATCCAGAATGCAATTGAAAAAGTTTCTGCAGAACGTTCTAAGTTAGGTGCAAACCAAAACCGTTTAGAGCACACAATCAACAATGTTAACACTTCTTCCGAAAACCTAACTGCCGCAGAATCTCGTATTCGCGACGTAGATTATGCTTTAGCTGCATAA
- the csrA gene encoding carbon storage regulator CsrA has translation MLVLTRKLNEAIRIGEDIEITVVSIQDGQVKLGINAPKNIDIHRKEIYLSIQEENSSAASLSIDLLKNLKKS, from the coding sequence ATGCTCGTACTAACCAGAAAACTAAACGAAGCCATCCGAATAGGCGAAGACATCGAAATCACCGTCGTCAGCATCCAAGACGGACAAGTCAAACTAGGAATCAATGCCCCCAAAAACATCGACATCCACCGAAAAGAAATCTACTTATCAATTCAGGAAGAAAACAGCAGCGCAGCTTCCCTATCGATTGATTTACTGAAAAACTTAAAGAAATCCTAA
- the fliW gene encoding flagellar assembly protein FliW, whose product MLNTKYHGEVEVDDSQILKFAAGIPGFASEKEFVILPLEEGSPFLILQSATTAELAFVVTSPFLFFKDYEFDLDQNIVEALKIEDVNQIQIMVILTVQDPFEQSTANLQGPIIVNEQTKQAKQVILNHPSYKTKHSIVQ is encoded by the coding sequence ATGCTAAACACAAAATATCATGGGGAAGTAGAAGTCGATGACTCTCAAATCCTAAAATTTGCAGCAGGCATCCCGGGATTTGCATCGGAAAAAGAGTTTGTCATTCTACCATTAGAAGAAGGCTCTCCCTTCTTAATCCTGCAATCTGCCACAACAGCTGAACTTGCATTCGTCGTAACAAGCCCTTTTCTATTTTTCAAAGACTACGAGTTTGACCTGGACCAAAATATAGTGGAAGCATTAAAAATTGAAGACGTCAATCAAATTCAAATTATGGTCATCCTGACAGTTCAGGATCCATTTGAACAATCTACTGCCAACCTTCAAGGGCCCATCATCGTAAACGAACAAACAAAACAAGCCAAACAAGTCATCCTGAACCACCCATCCTACAAAACCAAGCACAGCATAGTGCAATAG
- a CDS encoding DUF6470 family protein: MQIPQIRIQSTQGRIGLTTISAKMEQQQPKADLSIQQPKADLLIETTKGQLSIDTTEARADVDLKSISRRIQEFAQQGYQDWLDGMARVSSQGDELMRIEYGGNPIPDHAKQNSESPMYEFNIGFIPRAGSVKVNYEPAKVKIDVQARKPVIDVQQNKPILDYTPGKVQIDMLQNPNLKIDFVTIDIKV, from the coding sequence ATGCAGATCCCGCAAATTCGAATCCAAAGCACACAAGGCAGAATTGGTTTAACAACGATTTCAGCAAAAATGGAACAGCAGCAGCCCAAGGCTGATCTATCCATTCAACAGCCTAAAGCCGACCTATTGATCGAAACAACAAAAGGACAGCTCTCTATTGATACGACAGAGGCACGAGCAGATGTGGACCTCAAAAGCATCTCAAGGAGAATTCAAGAATTTGCCCAGCAAGGCTATCAGGACTGGCTCGATGGAATGGCGAGAGTCTCATCCCAAGGAGACGAGCTCATGCGCATTGAATATGGAGGCAACCCGATTCCGGATCATGCAAAACAAAACAGCGAATCTCCAATGTATGAATTTAATATTGGGTTCATTCCCCGGGCTGGAAGTGTAAAAGTAAACTACGAACCAGCAAAAGTAAAAATAGATGTCCAGGCACGAAAGCCGGTCATTGACGTGCAGCAAAATAAACCAATCCTGGACTACACACCAGGAAAAGTTCAAATAGACATGCTCCAAAATCCGAATCTTAAAATTGATTTCGTAACCATCGACATCAAGGTATAA
- the flgL gene encoding flagellar hook-associated protein FlgL, with protein MRVTQGMLANNSLRQISSSYGRMGNLQDQLSTGKKINRPSDDPVVAMKGMQYRTNLTEVEQYKRNLSEAYQWMENSEGGIEHATQVMQRARELLLQAKNGTNSAEDAKAIGVEIEQLKKDLQGVANTQVAGRYIFNGTKTDSAPVDASGTFNPAAADYKISVSKGVELEVNVNALEAFGGKIGGAGNNLFQTLQGIVDDINTNGKMTKGDQLLSNLDEHFDKLNAERAKLGARYNRLELIDDRIGQQEVTANRILSDNEDADIERVITDLKMQESVHRAALSVSSRIIQPTLMDFLR; from the coding sequence ATGCGCGTAACACAAGGAATGCTCGCAAATAATTCATTAAGACAAATCAGCAGTAGCTATGGCCGCATGGGAAACCTGCAGGACCAGCTGTCAACAGGCAAAAAAATCAACCGTCCTTCTGACGATCCGGTAGTCGCCATGAAGGGGATGCAGTACCGCACGAATCTAACAGAAGTAGAGCAATATAAGCGGAACCTTTCGGAAGCTTACCAATGGATGGAGAACTCCGAGGGTGGGATTGAGCATGCAACGCAGGTTATGCAGCGGGCACGCGAACTTCTGCTGCAGGCGAAAAACGGTACAAACAGCGCTGAGGATGCAAAGGCTATTGGAGTAGAGATTGAACAGCTGAAAAAGGATCTGCAAGGTGTTGCTAATACCCAGGTTGCAGGCCGCTATATTTTTAACGGGACGAAAACAGATAGCGCCCCGGTAGATGCATCAGGTACTTTTAATCCGGCAGCCGCTGATTATAAAATATCCGTCTCCAAAGGCGTGGAATTAGAAGTGAACGTGAATGCCCTTGAAGCATTCGGAGGCAAAATCGGCGGAGCAGGCAATAATCTATTCCAGACGCTGCAGGGAATTGTCGATGATATCAACACCAACGGGAAAATGACGAAGGGGGATCAGCTCCTTTCTAATTTAGATGAACACTTTGATAAACTGAATGCAGAGCGGGCGAAGCTTGGAGCGCGCTACAACCGCCTTGAGCTGATTGATGACCGGATCGGCCAGCAGGAAGTAACAGCAAACCGTATCCTTTCAGACAACGAAGACGCCGACATCGAACGCGTCATCACAGACCTTAAAATGCAGGAAAGCGTCCACCGTGCCGCACTAAGCGTAAGCTCGAGAATCATTCAGCCTACCCTTATGGATTTCCTAAGATAA
- the flgK gene encoding flagellar hook-associated protein FlgK has product MGSTFAGLEISKRGMSAQQSALYTTGQNISNANTPGYTRQRVTFKATEAYPYPGLEMPKIPGQMGTGVEGDTVERIRDKFLDTQYRGENTKTGFYEARSEALLKMEEILNEPSEAGLSKTMDRFWQSMQDLAANPTNSGARAVVQQRGIAVADTFQYLSTSLKSVQKDLKTQMDTTAMQVESIATQLNNINKQISEVEPHGYLPNDLYDERDRLIDTLSNLVPVKVSYPVKPGGNALKVAEGVVTVELVGKDGITGVGKLVDGANQTAASFSVGYDANGMVTSFKLDEVPDPPANTDMKTIAIGDVQNTGKIQGLVQSHGYADNGTSKGAYVEMIKDLDDLANAFVQEFNSIHKAGYNLNQFKTPPANGTGYDFFEFKSGKTGAEGIKVADIIMTSTDYIAAAQGPTPTAGDGSNALKLAEVKNGKLTALPNSATFQTFYEGMIGGMAVDSQEAERMLNNTNTLKDSVESRRQSISAVSLDEEMTNMIQFQHAYNASARMITMQDELLDTIINKMGL; this is encoded by the coding sequence ATGGGTTCAACCTTTGCAGGACTGGAAATATCAAAACGCGGAATGTCAGCTCAGCAGTCGGCGCTTTATACGACAGGGCAAAATATATCGAATGCCAATACGCCTGGGTATACGAGGCAGCGGGTTACGTTTAAAGCAACCGAAGCCTATCCATATCCTGGTCTGGAAATGCCGAAAATTCCGGGTCAAATGGGAACTGGAGTGGAGGGTGATACTGTTGAGCGGATTCGTGATAAGTTTTTGGATACACAGTATCGCGGAGAAAATACTAAAACGGGTTTCTATGAAGCACGCTCTGAAGCACTTTTGAAAATGGAAGAAATTCTGAACGAACCTTCTGAGGCAGGACTTTCCAAAACTATGGATCGATTCTGGCAATCCATGCAGGACTTAGCTGCAAACCCTACGAATTCAGGTGCACGGGCTGTTGTTCAGCAGCGTGGAATTGCCGTCGCCGATACTTTTCAGTATTTATCAACGTCATTGAAAAGTGTACAAAAGGATTTAAAGACTCAAATGGACACAACAGCCATGCAGGTGGAATCGATCGCCACACAATTGAACAATATTAATAAGCAAATATCTGAAGTTGAACCTCATGGATATTTGCCGAATGATTTATATGATGAACGTGATCGATTAATTGATACTTTATCAAATCTTGTCCCTGTAAAAGTTTCGTATCCAGTGAAACCGGGCGGCAATGCTCTTAAAGTAGCAGAGGGTGTCGTAACGGTTGAACTTGTTGGTAAGGACGGAATTACAGGTGTTGGAAAGCTTGTTGATGGAGCCAATCAGACGGCAGCCAGCTTCAGCGTAGGCTACGATGCTAACGGCATGGTTACTTCCTTTAAACTTGACGAAGTGCCGGATCCGCCAGCTAACACAGATATGAAAACGATCGCGATCGGTGATGTGCAGAATACCGGGAAAATCCAGGGACTTGTACAATCACATGGCTACGCAGATAACGGCACCTCTAAAGGCGCCTATGTGGAAATGATTAAGGATCTGGATGATCTGGCTAATGCATTCGTTCAGGAATTTAACTCCATTCATAAAGCAGGATATAATTTAAACCAGTTTAAAACCCCCCCTGCTAATGGAACAGGCTATGACTTTTTTGAATTCAAATCAGGAAAAACCGGTGCTGAAGGAATTAAAGTGGCGGATATCATCATGACTTCTACGGATTATATTGCAGCTGCTCAAGGACCTACCCCGACAGCCGGCGATGGTTCTAATGCACTGAAGCTTGCGGAAGTGAAAAACGGGAAGCTCACAGCCCTTCCAAACAGTGCTACGTTCCAAACCTTCTACGAAGGCATGATCGGGGGTATGGCTGTCGATTCGCAGGAAGCAGAAAGAATGCTGAACAACACGAATACGCTGAAAGACTCCGTAGAATCTCGCCGCCAATCGATCAGCGCTGTTTCACTGGATGAAGAAATGACAAACATGATTCAATTCCAGCATGCTTACAATGCATCTGCCCGCATGATCACGATGCAGGACGAGCTGCTGGATACGATTATCAATAAAATGGGACTGTAG
- a CDS encoding flagellar protein FlgN, whose amino-acid sequence MQAGKLILTLDRLLELHLDLYQTALKKTDQLKHNQTDELKQVLQHEQALVQSIKQTETERITQASAFLGRHTDLTLTACAEKAEGAEKTRLTELKEEFKEVMDKLKAANQLNQQMTQSALQFVTMSLDMLMPREQTPNYQRPDTMRKTEPNRRSLFDSKA is encoded by the coding sequence ATGCAGGCTGGCAAGCTCATACTTACATTAGACAGGCTCCTTGAGCTGCATCTGGATTTATACCAGACCGCTTTGAAAAAAACAGATCAGCTCAAGCACAATCAGACGGACGAGCTAAAGCAAGTATTGCAGCATGAACAGGCTCTTGTGCAGTCCATTAAACAGACAGAAACTGAGCGAATTACTCAGGCCTCTGCGTTTCTCGGACGTCACACGGATCTGACCCTCACGGCATGCGCGGAAAAAGCGGAAGGTGCTGAAAAGACTCGCCTTACCGAATTGAAAGAGGAATTCAAAGAGGTCATGGACAAGCTGAAGGCTGCCAACCAGCTCAATCAGCAAATGACTCAAAGTGCGCTGCAGTTTGTCACCATGTCACTCGATATGCTGATGCCAAGAGAGCAGACGCCCAACTACCAGCGGCCTGATACAATGAGAAAAACCGAACCGAATCGAAGATCCCTCTTTGATTCGAAAGCATAA
- the flgM gene encoding flagellar biosynthesis anti-sigma factor FlgM, with amino-acid sequence MKINNYGTNGINPYKRNAEQIMKQDAVQQKQDKIEISNAAKQLQSTNKIAEARQEKIDQLKAQIENGTYEVNPSEIARKFADFYKQ; translated from the coding sequence ATGAAAATCAATAACTACGGCACGAACGGAATCAATCCATATAAAAGAAATGCAGAGCAAATCATGAAGCAGGATGCCGTTCAGCAAAAGCAAGACAAGATCGAAATTTCAAATGCTGCGAAACAGCTTCAGTCTACAAACAAAATTGCAGAAGCACGCCAGGAAAAAATCGATCAGCTGAAAGCTCAAATCGAGAACGGCACGTATGAAGTAAACCCGAGTGAAATCGCCCGCAAGTTCGCGGATTTTTATAAACAGTAA
- a CDS encoding TIGR03826 family flagellar region protein, protein MNDLANCPKCNALFVKTQFRTVCGDCYKIEEKQFETVYGFLRKRENRKARIAEVVSGTGVAEELILKFIRLGRLQLSNFPNLGYPCEKCGNMIREGKICSSCTKGLHDQLAQLQREEEHQRLMTHEEKKTFYSFSPKK, encoded by the coding sequence ATGAATGACCTAGCGAATTGTCCGAAATGCAATGCTCTTTTTGTTAAGACACAATTCCGCACAGTATGCGGAGATTGCTATAAAATAGAAGAAAAACAGTTTGAAACGGTGTACGGCTTTTTAAGAAAGCGTGAAAACCGCAAAGCAAGGATAGCGGAAGTCGTGAGCGGGACAGGAGTGGCTGAAGAGCTAATCCTAAAATTCATCCGGCTTGGAAGACTGCAGCTTTCTAATTTTCCGAACCTCGGTTATCCATGCGAGAAATGCGGGAATATGATTCGGGAAGGCAAAATATGTTCTTCCTGTACAAAAGGCCTGCACGATCAGCTTGCTCAACTCCAACGTGAGGAGGAGCATCAGCGTCTAATGACCCATGAGGAGAAAAAAACGTTCTACTCCTTTTCACCCAAAAAGTAA